A genomic region of Raphanus sativus cultivar WK10039 chromosome 6, ASM80110v3, whole genome shotgun sequence contains the following coding sequences:
- the LOC108809813 gene encoding 40S ribosomal protein S24-1, which produces MAEKAVTIRTRKFMTNRLLSRKQFVIDVLHPGRANVSKAELKEKLARMYEVKDPNAIFVFKFRTHFGGGKSSGFGLIYDNVESAKKFEPKYRLIRNGLDTKIEKSRKQIKERKNRAKKIRGVKKTKAGDPKKK; this is translated from the exons ATGGCGGAAAAGGCAGTCACCATCAGAACCCGAAAGTTCATGACCAACAGACTTCTCTCAAGGAAGCAGTTC GTTATTGATGTTCTTCACCCTGGAAGAGCCAATGTTTCAAAG GCTGAGCTTAAGGAGAAGCTAGCGAGGATGTACGAGGTCAAGGACCCAAATGCTAtctttgttttcaaattcagaACCCATTTTGGAGGTGGCAAATCTTCAGGGTTTGGTTTGATCTATGACAATGTCGAGAGCGCTAAGAAGTTCGAACCCAAGTACAGACTTATCAGG AATGGTCTTGATACCAAGATTGAGAAATCAAGGAAACAAATTAAGGAAAGGAAGAACCGTGCCAAGAAGATACGTGGTGTTAAGAAG ACCAAGGCTGGTGACCCCAAGAAGAAGTAA